Proteins found in one Sorghum bicolor cultivar BTx623 chromosome 1, Sorghum_bicolor_NCBIv3, whole genome shotgun sequence genomic segment:
- the LOC8054178 gene encoding crooked neck-like protein 1, with the protein MALTTRGGAGAGGGDPAKAPSASDPSLGFLTKRDTEVKLPRATRVKNKTPAPIQITAEQILREARERQEPEIRPPKQKITDPHELSDYRLRKRKEFEDVIRRVRWSVSAWVKYARWEEQQRDFARARSVYERALDVAHRDHTLWLKYAEFEMRNRFVNHARNVWDRAVSLLPRVDQLWYKYIHMEELLGAVANARQVFERWMSWRPDTAGWNSYIKFELRYGEVERARAIYERFVAEHPRPDTFIRYAKFEMKRGEVERARRVYERAADLLADDEDAEVLFVAFAEFEERCREVERARAMYKYALDRVPKGRAEELYRKFLAFEKQFGDREGIEDAIVGKRRFQYEDEVRKNPLNYDSWFDYIRLEESVGNKDRIREVYERAIANVPPAEEKRYWQRYIYLWINYALYEELDAQDMERTREVYKECLRLIPHKKFTFAKMWLMAAQFEIRQKNLKAARQILGNAIGMAPKGKIFKKYIEIELYLGNFDRCRTLYEKYIEWSPANCYAWRKYAELEKNLSETDRARSIYELAIAQPALDTPEVLWKEYLQFEIDENEFERTRQLYERLLDRTKHLKVWISYAEFEASAGLGSEDSEGEEKKNEVGYQEQQMERVQKCRAIFERAFDYFRTSAPELKEERAMLLEEWLNKEVSFGDLGDVSLVQKKAPRKVKRKRPIPTEDGSTIAYEEYIDYIFPDEVALAPNLKILEAAYKWKKQKTGDDDE; encoded by the exons atggcgctcaccacgcggggcggcgccggcgccggcggcggggaTCCCGCGAAGGCGCCGTCCGCCTCCGACCCCAGCCTCGGCTTCCTCACCAAGCGCGACACCGAGGTCAAGCTGCCCCGCGCCACGCGGGTGAAGAACAAGACCCCCGCGCCGATCCAGATCACGGCCGAGCAGATCCTccgggaggcccgggagcggCAGGAGCCCGAGATCCGCCCGCCCAAGCAGAAGATCACCGACCCGCACGAGCTCTCCGACTACCGCCTCCGCAAGCGCAAGGAGTTCGAGGACGTCATCCGCCGCGTGCGGTGGAGCGTCTCGGCCTGGGTCAAGTACGCGCGGTGGGAGGAGCAGCAGCGGGACTTCGCGCGCGCCCGGTCCGTCTACGAGCGCGCGCTCGACGTCGCCCACCGCGACCACACGCTCTGGCTCAAGTATGCCGAGTTCGAGATGCGGAACCGGTTCGTCAACCACGCCCGGAATGTCTGGGACCGAGCGGTGTCGCTCCTCCCCCGGGTGGACCAGCTCTGGTACAAGTACATCCACATGGAGGAGCTGCTTGGTGCGGTCGCCAATGCCCGCCAGGTGTTCGAGCGCTGGATGTCTTGGCGGCCTGACACTGCCGGCTGGAATTCTTACATCAAGTTTGAGCTGCGGTACGgggaggtcgagcgtgccaggGCTATCTACGAGCGGTTTGTGGCTGAGCACCCAAGGCCAGATACCTTCATCCGCTATGCTAAGTTTGAGATGAAGCGTGGCGAGGTCGAGCGGGCACGGCGGGTGTATGAGCGTGCAGCAGACCTGCTTGCGGATGATGAGGATGCTGAAGTGTTATTTGTGGCATTTGCAGAGTTTGAGGAGAGGTGCCGTGAGGTCGAGCGTGCGCGTGCAATGTACAAGTATGCTCTGGACAGGGTGCCCAAGGGTCGTGCTGAGGAACTGTATAGGAAGTTTCTGGCATTTGAGAAGCAGTTTGGTGACCGCGAGGGAATTGAAGATGCCATTGTGGGAAAGAGGAGATTTCAGTACGAGGATGAGGTTAGGAAGAACCCACTAAACTACGACTCATGGTTTGATTATATCAGGCTGGAGGAAAGTGTTGGGAATAAAGACAGGATCAGGGAGGTGTATGAGAGGGCCATTGCCAATGTGCCCCCTGCAGAGGAGAAGCGATATTGGCAGAGGTACATATACCTCTGGATTAACTATGCACTTTATGAGGAGCTAGACGCACAAGACATGGAACGGACCAGGGAGGTTTACAAGGAATGCCTGAGGCTGATTCCTCACAAGAAATTCACGTTCGCAAAGATGTGGCTCATGGCGGCCCAGTTTGAGATAAGGCAGAAAAATCTGAAGGCTGCAAGACAAATTCTTGGAAATGCAATTGGAATGGCCCCAAAGGGCAAGATATTCAAGAAATATATTGAAATTGAGCTTTATCTGGGCAACTTTGACCGTTGTAGGACTCTTTATGAGAAATATATTGAATGGTCCCCAGCAAACTGTTATGCCTGGAGGAAGTATGCCGAATTGGAGAAGAACCTTAGTGAGACTGATCGTGCTCGATCAATATATGAACTTGCTATTGCACAGCCAGCCCTTGATACACCAGAGGTTCTGTGGAAG GAGTACTTGCAGTTTGAaattgatgaaaatgaatttgaGAGGACAAGGCAACTATATGAGAGACTGCTTGATAGGACAAAACATTTGAAGGTATGGATCAGTTATGCTGAGTTTGAGGCCTCTGCTGGCTTGGGCAGTGAAGACAGTGAAGGCGAGGAGAAAAAGAATGAAGTTGGTTATCAGGAACAGCAGATGGAGCGGGTCCAAAAATGTAGAG CTATCTTTGAAAGGGCATTTGACTACTTCAGAACCAGTGCCCCAGAGTTGAAGGAGGAAAGAGCTATGCTTCTTGAAGAATGGCTTAATAAGGAGGTGAGCTTTGGTGATCTTGGGGATGTCAGCTTAGTGCAAAAGAAGGCGCCAAGAAAAGTCAAGCGGAAGAGACCAATCCCTACAGAAGATGGCTCCACTATAGC ATATGAGGAGTATATAGATTACATTTTCCCGGATGAAGTTGCTCTAGCACCAAACCTGAAGATCCTAGAAGCTGCTTACAAATGGAAGAAGCAGAAGACCGGAGATGATGACGAGTGA